Proteins from a single region of Sphaerochaeta globosa str. Buddy:
- a CDS encoding adenosylcobalamin-dependent ribonucleoside-diphosphate reductase → MSSAKNELSALGRKIFLDRYALKDVKKETLKVGDVVVAVSNPKTGQREIGVVTELKAADGITVKLDDGIVLNVKREDVDKPLEIDPAQMLARVAKGIASIEKQEVRTQWETEFNWLLEDWKFVPGGRILTGAGTDQNLTYFNCYVIPSPKDSRGGIIASLGQMTEIMSRGGGVGMNISSLRPRHSYVKGVNGRSSGSVSWGGLFSFVTGLIEQGGSRRGALMLILNVWHPDIIDFINSKREMGKITNANISVGITDDFMEAVRKDANWDTYFPDTTDPAYNTEWDGDINKWKANGHKVVVYQTQKAKKIWDAIVESAWASAEPGVFFIDRYNKMSNSWYYSTIQSTNPCGEQGLPPWGVCNLGSINLSRFVENKKVLYKDLGRAVRAAVRFLDNVIDDTPYFFEENKKQQLSERRIGLGTMGLADMLIKMELPYGSEESLTFIEELYKFICIESYSESSDLAKEKGSFPFFDAEKLLQSGFMKQMPEEICTKVRKQGLRNVTLLTQAPTGTTGTMVNTSTGIEPYYFWEWERTGRMGSNIERVKVYDDWVKAHPGQKKPAYFVSAMDLAPEGHVKVQAAIQKWVDSSISKTGNTPKEYTIEQTGKLYELLYDLGCKGGTTYRDGSRDTQVLTAKKEEKEELKEEKLVVSRSTEPKPRVRSTVLQGTTYRKATPIGTAYITVNCDGPDPSDIFEVFINVAKVGSDVAADAEGLGRLISLMLRMPSPLTPDQRAQAIIAQLSGIGSGRSMGFGKNRVMSLPDAVAQVLQQHIGSSDSQKEASRLPDEEDEVEDAGQLDLGLSSTSASVKPDICPICGNVTFVNIEGCKKCFSCGHSEC, encoded by the coding sequence ATGAGCTCTGCAAAGAATGAATTGAGTGCATTGGGTCGCAAGATTTTTCTTGACCGGTATGCGTTGAAAGATGTTAAGAAAGAAACGCTGAAGGTTGGGGATGTCGTGGTTGCCGTAAGCAATCCAAAAACCGGACAGCGGGAGATCGGTGTGGTCACCGAGCTGAAGGCTGCCGATGGTATTACGGTCAAACTCGATGATGGCATCGTCCTGAACGTCAAGCGTGAGGATGTGGATAAGCCTCTTGAAATCGATCCCGCTCAGATGCTGGCCCGTGTAGCGAAAGGTATTGCTTCCATCGAGAAGCAGGAGGTTCGAACGCAATGGGAAACAGAGTTCAATTGGCTCCTGGAGGACTGGAAGTTCGTCCCTGGAGGCAGGATTCTTACCGGAGCAGGAACGGATCAGAACCTGACCTATTTCAACTGTTATGTGATCCCTTCCCCGAAGGACAGTCGTGGTGGCATCATTGCCTCACTGGGACAGATGACCGAAATTATGAGCCGCGGCGGCGGAGTTGGGATGAACATATCCTCACTCAGACCCCGACACAGTTATGTCAAAGGCGTCAATGGCCGGTCCAGTGGTTCGGTAAGCTGGGGCGGGCTCTTCAGCTTCGTCACCGGCCTGATTGAGCAGGGAGGGTCCCGTCGCGGGGCTTTGATGCTGATTCTCAATGTTTGGCATCCGGACATTATTGATTTCATCAATTCCAAGCGCGAGATGGGAAAAATCACCAATGCCAACATCAGTGTCGGCATTACCGATGACTTTATGGAAGCAGTGCGCAAGGATGCAAACTGGGACACGTATTTTCCCGATACCACCGATCCGGCTTACAACACTGAGTGGGATGGGGACATCAACAAATGGAAGGCAAACGGCCACAAGGTTGTGGTGTACCAGACGCAGAAAGCAAAAAAAATCTGGGATGCAATTGTCGAGAGCGCCTGGGCAAGTGCCGAGCCTGGTGTTTTCTTCATCGACCGTTACAACAAGATGTCCAATTCCTGGTACTACTCCACCATCCAGAGTACAAACCCTTGTGGTGAGCAGGGACTTCCTCCTTGGGGCGTCTGCAACCTCGGATCAATCAACCTCAGCCGTTTCGTTGAGAACAAGAAGGTGTTGTATAAGGACTTGGGCAGAGCCGTCCGTGCAGCAGTGAGATTCTTGGACAACGTCATCGACGATACTCCCTATTTCTTTGAAGAGAACAAGAAGCAGCAGCTCTCGGAGCGGAGAATCGGGTTGGGTACCATGGGTCTTGCAGACATGCTGATCAAAATGGAGTTGCCGTACGGCAGTGAAGAGTCGCTGACCTTCATCGAGGAGCTGTACAAGTTCATCTGCATAGAGTCCTACAGTGAGAGCAGCGACCTTGCAAAAGAGAAGGGCAGTTTCCCCTTCTTCGATGCCGAGAAGCTCCTTCAGAGCGGTTTCATGAAGCAGATGCCCGAGGAAATTTGTACCAAGGTACGCAAGCAGGGCCTCAGAAACGTTACGCTTTTGACCCAGGCTCCTACAGGTACCACCGGTACGATGGTGAATACCTCCACCGGTATCGAGCCCTACTACTTCTGGGAATGGGAAAGAACCGGCAGAATGGGATCGAACATCGAACGGGTGAAAGTCTACGACGATTGGGTGAAAGCCCATCCAGGACAGAAGAAGCCCGCCTACTTTGTTTCCGCTATGGACCTTGCCCCTGAAGGGCATGTGAAGGTGCAGGCCGCAATTCAGAAGTGGGTCGATTCTTCGATTTCCAAGACAGGCAACACTCCCAAGGAATACACCATCGAGCAGACCGGAAAGCTCTATGAGTTGCTCTATGATTTGGGATGCAAGGGCGGTACTACCTATCGTGATGGTTCACGAGACACGCAAGTTTTGACGGCCAAGAAGGAAGAGAAAGAGGAGTTGAAGGAAGAGAAGCTGGTGGTTTCTCGTTCTACCGAACCCAAACCGAGAGTGCGCTCTACGGTATTGCAGGGGACGACCTACCGCAAGGCAACCCCGATCGGGACTGCGTACATCACCGTCAACTGTGACGGCCCCGATCCCAGCGATATTTTCGAGGTTTTCATCAACGTGGCGAAGGTCGGTTCCGATGTGGCCGCCGATGCAGAGGGCCTGGGCAGGCTGATCAGCCTGATGCTGCGCATGCCTTCTCCGCTGACACCGGACCAGAGAGCCCAGGCGATTATCGCCCAGTTGTCGGGAATCGGCAGCGGCAGGTCGATGGGTTTTGGAAAGAACCGCGTCATGAGTCTGCCTGATGCTGTGGCTCAGGTGCTGCAGCAGCATATCGGCTCGTCCGACAGCCAGAAGGAAGCTTCCCGTCTTCCCGATGAAGAGGATGAAGTAGAGGATGCCGGTCAGCTTGACTTGGGCCTTAGCTCCACTTCAGCCAGCGTGAAGCCGGATATTTGCCCGATTTGTGGTAATGTCACCTTCGTCAATATTGAAGGTTGCAAGAAATGTTTCTCTTGCGGACATAGCGAGTGTTGA
- the gdhA gene encoding NADP-specific glutamate dehydrogenase has product MYSLDALMEELERKNPAQPEFIQAVKEVLESVIDVVNDNPVYEKHRILERMTEPDRVYMFRVEWEDDEGNLQVNRGYRVQFNNAIGPYKGGLRFHSSVTLGSLKFLGFEQTLKNSLTTLPMGGGKGGSDFNPRGKSDAEILRFCRSFMTELQKYIGPDTDVPAGDIGVGAREIGFLYGQYKRIRSENTGVLTGKGLGFGGSLVRPEATGYGTMYFAKAMLEAKGDSLEGKTVSVSGFGNVAWGAAVKATQLGAKVVTISGPDGYIYDKDGVGTAEKWAYMNYLRTSNNDVVAPYAKKFGAVFVAGKKPWEVPVDLAFPCAIQNELSLEDAKTLVANGVKYVVETSNMGCQADAVNYLIDARIPFAPGKAANAGGVAVSGLEMSQNAMHLSWSAEEVDEKLYSIMVKIHQSCVTEGKEEDGYVNYVKGANIAGFKKVADAMVQLGY; this is encoded by the coding sequence ATGTATAGCCTTGATGCTTTAATGGAAGAACTAGAGCGGAAGAATCCAGCCCAACCTGAGTTTATTCAGGCTGTGAAAGAGGTTTTAGAGAGTGTCATCGATGTAGTCAATGACAATCCGGTCTATGAAAAACATCGGATTCTGGAACGAATGACTGAGCCCGATCGTGTGTATATGTTCCGCGTCGAATGGGAAGACGATGAGGGGAATTTGCAGGTTAATCGGGGATACCGGGTGCAGTTCAATAATGCAATCGGACCCTACAAGGGAGGCCTTAGGTTCCACTCAAGTGTAACCCTTGGTTCCTTGAAATTCCTTGGTTTCGAGCAAACTTTGAAAAACAGCCTTACTACACTGCCGATGGGCGGCGGTAAGGGTGGAAGTGATTTCAACCCCCGCGGCAAGAGTGATGCAGAAATTTTGCGTTTCTGTCGATCCTTCATGACTGAACTGCAAAAATATATCGGTCCCGATACCGACGTTCCTGCAGGGGACATCGGGGTGGGTGCCAGGGAAATCGGTTTCCTGTATGGCCAGTACAAGCGTATCAGAAGCGAGAATACCGGCGTGTTGACCGGCAAGGGTCTCGGATTTGGCGGTTCACTGGTTCGTCCAGAGGCCACCGGTTATGGGACGATGTACTTTGCCAAGGCGATGCTTGAAGCCAAAGGTGACAGCCTGGAAGGAAAAACTGTCTCTGTCAGTGGTTTCGGCAACGTGGCCTGGGGGGCTGCCGTGAAGGCAACCCAGCTGGGAGCGAAGGTGGTGACCATCAGCGGACCCGACGGGTATATCTATGACAAGGATGGCGTGGGCACCGCTGAGAAGTGGGCGTACATGAATTATCTGCGCACCTCCAACAACGATGTGGTCGCACCCTATGCTAAGAAGTTTGGCGCCGTGTTCGTAGCTGGTAAGAAGCCTTGGGAGGTCCCGGTTGACCTGGCCTTCCCCTGTGCCATTCAGAATGAGCTGAGTCTTGAGGATGCGAAGACCTTGGTAGCGAACGGTGTGAAGTATGTGGTTGAGACATCCAACATGGGTTGCCAGGCCGATGCCGTTAACTATCTGATCGATGCGCGAATTCCTTTCGCTCCCGGCAAGGCTGCCAATGCCGGTGGTGTTGCGGTTTCGGGCCTTGAGATGAGTCAGAATGCCATGCATCTTTCCTGGAGCGCTGAGGAAGTGGATGAGAAACTGTACTCCATCATGGTCAAGATCCATCAGTCGTGCGTCACCGAGGGCAAGGAAGAAGACGGGTACGTCAACTACGTGAAGGGTGCAAACATTGCAGGCTTCAAGAAGGTTGCCGATGCCATGGTACAGCTCGGGTATTAG
- a CDS encoding MFS transporter, whose translation MNKFRQPRPLLAGFSVYKGLGTSIYSLFAIRIINRFGDFVQLLLVLILTGKLGLSPKDAGLFVSASVIATMVGQMAIGMAADKWGKKPLLVLCQIMVSLSYLLCAISFVIRPNLIPYLILVASPFRGGTAPLTNTMVADFSPQGRLSHSFSLLYLGTNIGVALGPMAASLLYARSLLLLFSFSAVLLLLSTLLLLITVPNKHTEVQIHDDAGKSKAHIPPILWLFFSFSAVYSLTYAQNSFTLPLQFTSLYGELLGANRYATLMMVNAVVVLVCTTLLTAWTHRLGQLVSMALALLLYVAGYLMYAFCSLYTMFLVATCIWTLGEILMATNSNVFLNAYADPRLRSQSNAYLHVFSSLGHSVSPTLGGFVLLVTGYRQLWMLAAGLCFLLGLGYIALNKYLKH comes from the coding sequence ATGAACAAATTTCGACAACCCCGTCCTTTGTTGGCGGGGTTTTCTGTCTACAAGGGCTTGGGAACCAGTATCTATTCGCTGTTTGCCATTCGGATCATCAACCGGTTCGGCGATTTTGTACAGTTGTTGTTGGTCCTGATTCTCACAGGCAAACTTGGGCTTTCTCCTAAGGATGCCGGACTCTTTGTTTCAGCGAGCGTCATTGCAACCATGGTTGGGCAGATGGCTATCGGCATGGCCGCCGACAAGTGGGGCAAGAAACCGTTGTTGGTGCTTTGTCAAATAATGGTGAGCCTTTCGTATCTCTTGTGTGCCATTTCATTCGTTATCCGTCCAAACCTTATTCCCTATCTCATTCTTGTAGCCAGTCCTTTCCGTGGGGGTACCGCCCCCTTGACCAATACCATGGTTGCCGATTTCAGCCCGCAGGGACGGCTTTCCCACTCTTTCAGCCTGTTGTATCTTGGGACCAATATCGGGGTGGCATTAGGTCCGATGGCTGCTTCGCTGCTCTATGCGCGTTCATTGTTGCTGCTGTTCAGCTTCTCAGCTGTTCTGTTGTTACTTTCGACGTTGTTGCTGCTCATTACCGTGCCCAACAAGCATACTGAGGTACAGATACATGACGATGCAGGGAAATCCAAGGCTCATATTCCTCCTATTCTTTGGCTTTTCTTCTCCTTCAGTGCCGTATACTCACTGACGTATGCCCAGAACTCATTTACGCTTCCGCTGCAATTCACTTCCTTGTATGGAGAACTTCTGGGTGCAAATCGGTATGCAACGCTCATGATGGTCAATGCAGTGGTGGTCCTGGTGTGTACAACCTTGCTTACTGCCTGGACCCATCGGTTGGGTCAACTGGTTTCTATGGCCTTGGCTTTGCTGTTGTATGTGGCTGGGTATTTGATGTATGCCTTTTGCTCGCTGTATACTATGTTTCTTGTGGCAACCTGCATCTGGACTCTTGGTGAGATTCTGATGGCTACGAACTCCAATGTATTTCTCAATGCCTATGCCGACCCGCGCCTGCGCTCGCAGAGCAATGCCTATTTGCATGTGTTTTCGAGCCTGGGTCACTCGGTTTCTCCCACCTTGGGCGGCTTTGTACTGCTTGTCACCGGTTACCGTCAATTGTGGATGCTTGCAGCAGGGCTTTGTTTTCTGCTTGGGCTCGGTTATATTGCACTAAATAAATACTTAAAGCATTGA